The Grus americana isolate bGruAme1 chromosome 29, bGruAme1.mat, whole genome shotgun sequence genome contains the following window.
AGGAGGAGGCGCCACGGCAGCACCTACGTCAGAAGAGCTGGACCCCCAAGATGCTGAAGCCGGTGGGCGCTGAGCACGCCGAGGGGGAGCGGGTAGaccctgccctggctctggAGAAGCAGCCGTGAGTCCTGAGGCCGAGCCACGTGCGGCAGCCGGGGCAGGAAACGGGGGGGGGGTTGAAGGGGGTGTCCAGGGCTTTGCCACCCCTCAGTGTCCCCTtggcatccccccccccccgcagctggTACCACGGGGCCATCACGCGGGCCGAGGCAGAGAGCCGGCTGCAGGCGTGCCGGGAGGCCGGCTACCTGGTGCGCACCAGCGAGACCGGCAGCGGCAAGTACTCCATCGCGCTCAAGTGAGTAGCCGAGCGGCCACGGACCGAgtcccggccccggggcgggggggggggggggaatgcagCGGCAGGAGCCCCTCCCAAGTTGTTTACACCAGAGCCCTGATGGGGTGGGAGCACCCAGGCCCCGGGGGGGGTGGCACCCCCCAAGCCGCGGGGGGACCCAGGCATCCTGGCGCAgcactggggcggggggggctgtgcgtccccctccccggcacatTGTCGGGAGCGCCGGTGGCGTTTCCTTCCTGAGGAAGCGGAGCCCCTGGAGCCGAAACAATCGGAGAGGGACGGGAACAAACAGGGGTGGATGCAGCCGCGGCCAtggggcgggcgggcgccgGGGGGCTGGCGGCACCGCTGACGCCCACCGACCGCCCAGGACCAGCCAGGGCTGCGTCCACATCATCGTGGCCCAGACCAAGGACAACAAGTACACGCTCAGCCAGGCCAGCGGCGCCTTTGCCAGCATCCCCGAGGTCGTGCACTACTACTCCACCGAGAAGCTGCCCTTCAAGGGGGCCGAGCACATGGCCCTGCTGCACCCTGTCCACTGCAAGCTGCATTAGCACCCGCtaatgccccccccccagactgGCCCATGACCCCGGCGTGTGGGGAAGGGTCTGGCGGAGGACCCCTCGGTCACGTCCCCAGCCCTTACGGGgaccctgctcctgcctggtgGCCGCTGCCCGCCGCTGGACTCCGGCCGGGCCGTGCTGCCCTATTGCTGGGACCGATCCTGCCCACCCTTTGCCGGAGCCGACCCGCtgcaggggcggggggagaatCCCCCCTCTGGCacccggggtggggggacgcAGCGAGACTGGGACGTGTAACAAAGGAGTAAAATAAACTTGTTGGCTGAGAAAAGGTGGGTGGTCCTGGGGGTGCAGTGGGgaagggatggagctgggggggggcagggctggggactgCAAAGTGGAAGGGATGGGGCAGGATTGGGGCTGGGGTCTGCAATGGGCAAGGGATGGTGGTGGGGGTTGCGGAggtgcagggatggggatggggccCCCCAGGGTGCCAGGATAGATGGGTGCCCAGGGTGTgcgtgctgggggggggggggcgtagGAGACACCCggccccttccccacccaggGGGCTAGCTGCCAGGCTCCGCTCTGCTGGCAGCGGCGCTGCCTGAAACCAGGGTGGGTTTTCGAGGCTGGGGGCCATCAGGGCTGACCCCAGGAtccggcccctcgcccccccagGGGTCACCTGCCTGCTTGGGAGGGCAGAAGCAGGTGACTCAACCCCAGACTTGTGCCAGCAGGAGCCACGCTGGTTTCGGGGGACAGGGGTAccggggctccccccacccGCACATCTGCATCCTGCCAGGCTTTTTATAGAGCGGGGCTGGTTGGGGTGGGGGAACGTGGCGTCGCAAGGGTGCCCAAGCACCCGCTCCCCTTGCCCTGCGGTTTCCTGCCtgggtgcagctgcagctccctggggtgTTGCACAACGCGGCACAGGGTGGGCTGCTGCCGCAGGCACTGCGTGGCACAGGGGGCACGGCCTGGGGGACGCTCATTGgcatggggggggacatggcCCAGGGGGGCATGGCATGAGGTATGTGGCATGGCGGGGGGACACAGCCTGGGAGGCACTGGGTGACACAGGAGGGCACAGTGTGGGGTACGTGGCGTGGGTAGGGGGCAGAGCAAGGCACAGGGCGCATGGACTGGGGGTGCGCGGCCTCGAGTGAgggggggcacagccctgcctcgCCCCCTCAGTCATTCCCAGGCGAGGGAGGCTGCAGCAACCCCTCCGTTACTCCCCCCCCAAAGTACCCACTCCGTTACAAATCCAAGGCCTTTATTTGAGACACGTTTTGCCCCATTTCCACCCCCAcgtgctttaaaaataagcaccagaggggctggggcagagggatggggCTGATCCAGCCAGCCCCCCTCTTGACACCCACGGTactgggtggggggggagctATGCCCTTCCCCTGGGGCCCCCAAAGCCATCCCCgtgggcagagcccagccctgctcccacgctCAGGCGCGGCCGTGCTTCCAGCGCCTTCACCCCGCTCACCCCAGCTTGGCCGCGGGCCTGGAGCTGGTGTCCTGGGACCCATCTTGGCAGCCCCCCCTGGTTTGGCTCGGTGCTGATCCCCCCTCCTCAGAGGCTGCTCCCAGACACGGGGCCTGGCCGGGGGCTTTCAGCACCCCCAGAtgaagtgtgtgtgggggggcaGCTCCCAGGGTCACATCCCAACCCCGGGACCCCTCCCAGGGCCAGGGACCCCCCGTCTGAGCGGCGGGGGCCTGCCAGCACATCCAGCCGCCGGCTACTGCCTTGAGAAGAAATAGTCCAAGTTGGTGATGTGGAGAGCCCTGGGGGCCAGGGGCGCGGGGGGGAAGAGCAGGGGAGTCTCACTgtgcggggggctggggggggccagggGCACCAGCACGTGCTGCCCCTCGCCCTCCGGCTTGGCGCCCGGCCGCCTGCCCATCCGCCACGTCTGCCTGTACCTGCGGGAGGGGAGAGTGGTCCAGGTCAGGGGGGGCAGGCGGAGCCCCCACAGTTCCTCCCCCCCGGGGCACTCACCTCACCACGATGGCAATGAAGAGGGCAATGCCCAGGAGCAGGCTCCCCCCGGCCACCAGGAAGGCATAGGGAGATGCCACCAAGCGGGCGCTGGCTTCTACGACAGCCCCTGCAgcagagggggggggggacacgggctCATTGCGGGGAGAAGAAACCCGGGGGTCCTGGCCCCCCGCAGCCAACCCAGAGACCCCTCCTCACCATCAGTGCCATTAGCAGCATCTTCCCCAAAGAGCTCGGGGGGCAGCGTGACTCCGTAGCTGCCATCGTCCATGGGGAACTGCAAGAGaaggtggggcgggggggggtgatGGGATAGGGCCTGGTGTCCCCTCGCCCCCACATGGGGACACAAGATCCAGCCGGGAGCGTGTCACGACCCCCCGGGGCTGAGGCCATGCCCTACCTCGGAGCTGAAGGGTCCCATTTCAGAGGTGAGGTCCCTGGGATCTGCAAGGTGAGGGGGGGACCCTGAGGCGGGGGGACCCTGAGGCTGAGCCCCCGGCCTCAGGGCCACATGGTCCCCTCTTACCTGTCCAGGGGGTGCCCACCGCCTCCCGGCTCCACTCGCTCCATGCACCGTGGCCAAACTCCTCCCGCGCCCGCACCTGCACCACGTGCCGCATCCCCCGCCAGGCGTCATGAATGTCCAGCCATGTCGTCATCACCTGGTCCACCTGGGGGGGAGCACGGGCGGCGTGGGGCTGGGGTAGCCCTGCCAGGGGGCAGCCCcatgccggggaggggggggtctcACCTCCGTGAAGGTCTGGGCAGGCTCAGGGCGGTAGCGGACCTGGAAGTGGAGCCAGTAGAAGCGGGGGTCCCAGGATGAGGGGTAGGACCAGTTGACCCGCAACCGTTGCGGCGCCTTCTCCAGTGCCTCCACCGTCACATTGAGGGGGGGGTCGGGCTTCACTGCCAGGAAagggggggggctcagggccTGGCACCGCGCGCCCGCCGCTCATCCAGCCCTAGTGCCCGGCAAGAGGGGAGCGACACTCACGGACACTGCTGAGGGTTATGATCCTGTCCTCGCCGGCTGAGCCGCCGGCGCCGTTGTTGACGCATGTGGACACCACGAGGGGTTTGGTGTCGTCAGCGCCGGGTGGCACCTTCACCCGGCAAACAAATTTCCGTGCCTTGGAGAAGTAGCGGCACCGCTGCTCCGTGGCGTTCTCAGCTGTGAACCTGTGGGAACATGGCTTGGCTGAGGCTGCGGCATGCGGCCGGTGCCGGGGAAAGCGTCTGCGGGGAGGGACGGTAAAGTCCCCTGCACCCCATGCCGTGGTAGGTGCCAGGACGGCGCTCACCTCCGCTTCACCCAAAGCATCGCCTGCGTCCCTGGGGACGGCTTTGCCCGTAGCGGCCACTCGCACAGGACATCTTTGTCGTGGCTCCGCCGGTAGCAGAAGACCCGAGGAGTTTCAGGGGGTTCTGGAAGGCAGAGAGGTGCTGGGGAACGGGGCAGGCCGGACTGGGCGGTGCTGCGAGGGAAGCCCCCGCTCCAGCGCAGACCCACCTTCCACCAGTAGCCGCAGGGAGCGCAGCGGGCGGCCCCCCACGTAGCAGCTGTAGCGCCCCGAGTCCTCGTAGCGCAGCTGCCGCAGGAGCAGCGCGTTGCCCTCTGCCAGCCGCCGGCTgcggccccccgccgccccccgctccTCCACCTGCCAGGACACGGTGACGTTCGCTGGCCCCTCGTCCTGGCAGGTCAACGTGATGTTTGCTCCTGGACGTCTCACCACCGTGTCCCACGAGAGCCCTGGGGGGACGAGAGGGGGTCAGGCAATGGAGACGAGACCCCAGACCCCGCGGGTGTCCCTGGAGGAGGGGGGCACCCCACCATCTGCTCCCCATGCCCGGAGGCTGCCCCGTGTCAATATTTGCAGAAGGCACCGAGCCGGAACGAGCggcagctcctgctgagctAACGATTCCCCACCGCCCCGGGCACCGGCCCCCGGGCACGCAGGATGCCCTGGCCCTGCCGCAGGGATGGCCACCGCAGCACCCGGCCACCGCAGCACCCGGCCAGGGCGCGAGTCGGGCGGCCGGCGGTGGGACCTGGCCGGGCAGCGTGGGGAGCGCAGAGCCGGGCTCCAGGAGAGCTGCGGGCTGGCtctgggggtgccgggggggtcccgggggtccGGCGCTGGAGGGGTTAAGCGGCCGGGCTGGCCGGCGGCACGGGGCCAGGCCTGGGCTGGGGCCAGGGAGGCCGCCCGGGGCAGCTCTCCCGGCTCTGGCTGCAAAGGTCAACAGCCAGCACGGACCTGCTGGTTCCCGTCGGCTCCTGCTGCCGGGAACGCACCCAGCACCCAGTacacagcacccagcacccaccacgcagcacccagcacccacccagccCCCAGtaggcagcccccagccccagcacccccccggGGTGCCCCGTACCCTGCCCGTCACCCCGGGCTCAGCGAAGCTCcgccggggcgggcagggaaCCGttccccccccactccccgtggCCCGGACCCGCGGGGCCCCGCTACCGGCAGAGGCATCCCCGAGCCCCCTCCcgagccccggggcagccccgccgcgggtggggtgtgtgtgtttgtgtggggGGGGTGCTCCACCGGCAGGCTTccgccgctcccccccccccgcccgtcCTGCCCGGTGCCGGTCGCACTCACCCGCGGGGCCGCAGGGCCCGGGaccggcagcggcggcagcggcgatGAGGAGCAGCGCGACGTGGAGCAACGGCCCCGGTGGCCGCGCCATGCACCCGCTCCCGGGCAGGAAAACATCGGCGGAGCCGCCGGTGGCGCGGCCAGTGCCCGCGGTTGTGAAACCCAGGCGGGGCGGCTCCGCGGCGGCAGCACGTgcgcccgggcggggcggggccaggccggcaccgggggggggtggggggtggagggggggtgatggggggggtaTGCCGGGTCACGGCCGCCCCCTGCGACTCCCGGTGTCCCCCGGTGCCCGCTCCCCCCCGCAGGACACAGGACACGGCAGAAGCTGCTCAgaagtttgtgggttttttttttttataaaaaagctggggtttgggtatttttttttctctgtggacCCATAAAATGATACAATTCTGCAATATAGAAACGTGTAATAAATTAGACGCCCTGATCCTCGCCCCCCCCCAACACAAAATAATccccaaacacccccaaaaATAGACTCCAGCCCGTGCCGAACCATTTCCTCTTTGGTATCAAGGAGAGCGGgaccccgggacccccccagagACCctctgctggggggggacacggtgCCCACATGCACCCCCTGGGACACGGTCCGGTCCCCCGGAGctggcgaggaggaggaggaggagggaggaagtgGAGAGCGAGGGTTGTGCAAGACCCCAGCGTGGGAGTGAATCACGGCGGCGTGCAAACACCCCTGCTTCCCGCAGAAAGCAGGAAGGAGCCAGGGAACGCTTCCCCTTTCCCACCCGGCACCCCGCCCGGGCACCCAAAGGTGGGGGGCTGGAGGACGGTGATCGCCCTcgccccccggccccggtgCCTGCTCCCCGCTGCTCTCTCCAGAACCAGCCGACACTGAGAGAAACAAGTCGCTCTGTAAACTCGGAGgggttttccttcctttttttttttgtgtgtgttttttgtgggttttttttgctttttttgctttttttccctttttttatataaaaagaagaCACATGGGTGAGGGGCGAGGGAGGGGGCAGGGCACTGTCACAGCCCCTCCCCAGACCCCCACGCCTGCCCACGGCGGTGGCTCTGGCATGATACATTCACGTGTGATGGGGTATTTGCACTCTGTGGAGGTGAATACTGACAGAGGAGTGgccggggggctgctggggacagcGTCCGTCCCAGGGACAAGAGTAGTTTTTTGGTTACACTGCGACAGTCCACGCTCCTCCAAACCTCAGCACCTGGGCCCGCACGGCCTCTGCTccacccccccaggaccccttCCCCCAGGCCACGGTGAGAGAAGAGGGTGAGGGGGGGGGCCCCCCGGCTGCACAGGAGGGGACGTGACACCCCCCAGCCTCACACCTTGAGCATCTTGTCGGccgtgctgctggggctgccggCGGCGCTGCCGGCGGCGCTGCTGTCGCTGCCCTTCTTCTTGCGCAGGGTCTCAATCCAGCCAACGCTGGGGCGGGCGGTGAAGCTGGAGAGCGCCAGGGAGCTGAGCCGCATGTTCTTGCCTGACATGATGAGCTCGCCGAAACCCTCCTGGTGGGAGAAGGCGTAGCCGGAGCGGCGCGAGCCCACGCGCCCCACACGCCGCATGCACCGGTGCTGGGTCTTCTGCTTCTTCCGTACCAGCTGAGTGTAGCGCACCTGGGGACGCGGGCCGGGGGGGACAGACAGGGTCAGGGACCCACAGAACTGCCCGCAGGACTCTGCGTCCGCCCCCTGCGGCTACGTGCTCTCACCGTGTCTGAGAGTTCGGGTTTTAGGTCCAGCTTGAGGAAGCGAAAGGCCACGACAGGCATGATGCAGACCACGGTGGTGAGGGCGATGGTCAGCCAGACCGTGGGCTGGGCCAGCGTGTTCTGTGCATTACCTGGGGGCGGGAAGCGCGAGTCCAGGCAGGGTTTGGCCGGGCCAGCAccctgctggggtggggggcattGCTCAGCTCCCCTGGGACTCACCCACAAAGCGGAACTGGTTGGGAAACATCTGGAAGAGGCCGTCGCTGTGCATGGCGAAGAGGATGGCGAAGTAGGCGGCCAGGCTGCCCCAGATGAAGAAGTGATTGATGGCCGTCCAGAAGCCTGTGTCCAGCCCAATctggtggggagaggaaggaggaggcagggctCAGGGGACGGCCGCGGTGCTCCGAGCACGACCACGGGACAGGAGGGGACCCAAACCTTCACCTGCCCGTTGTGCTACAGCTGAGGGTCTGGGGCTAAGCAGCCGCATCCCTACCTGCACGCTGACGACAATCACGAGGGAGGTGGCGACGGTGACGGCAAACGACTGGTAGTCGGCCAGCTGGGCGCCATCGTCACGGGTGGCGTCAGCAAAAACGCCATAGGGGATGAAGAACATGAAGACAGAGGTGTAGATGCCCTGGGCGATGCAGATGAAGAACTCCCGCTTGTTGAAGAGCAGGTTCAACTGCCCGGGCTCGTAGAGTTTGGGGTACTCCATGCTCCGCTGCTCTGGCACGTCCTGGGGGCGCAGGGCACTCTGGGCACCTCCCTCCGGCCCCGGGCAGGCACAGCCCGTTTGCTGGGGCCAGTCCAGCCTTCACCGCCACCCACGGAGGGACAAggacagcccagcccaggcagccctTCCTCCCGCAGGGTGGACCATGCAGGGGAGCCGAGCCAGCTCCTCAGgcacccagggaccccccctcACTGCCCCCCTGCCATACCTGGTCAAAGACGCCCATGGCGAGCACAGGCAGCGACGTGTAGACAATGTTGTAGAGCGTGATGAAGTATTGATCGTACACGGTCTGTATGGAACGGAGTGCTCAGGGGGACGTGAGACCTGCCTGCCCTGTACCCTCGCTGGCCCCTGCGCCCACAGCTGCAGGGACAAGAGAGCCGCCGCCAGCCCCCCATGGGTGCCCACCTCGAGCAGCGGGGGTGCTGCCGCTACTGCGTGGCAGCCCTGGCCAAACGGGCTCCTCGTACCCACCACATGCTGCCGCGCTCCAAAGGGATCCCAGGCTGTGCCTGCTGGTGCAGGATGAGGCCCCCGCAGGGAGCCTGGAGACCAGGGCATGCTTCTGAGCAGGGGGGGTCCCGCGGGAAAACCCTCCCCAACTCCGAGCGAGCAAGGAGCCAGCAACGCACCTGCGCCGAGAAGCCGCAGAAGAAGCCAAACCAGAAGTGGACCATGGTGAAGGCAAAGTTCTTGTAGAAGAAATAGCAGAGGAACTTGCACATGCGGAGGTAGGACCAGCGCCCGTGCACCAGGAGCAGGCGCTGCAGGAACTTGAACTGTGAGAAGGAGTAGTCGGAGGCCAGCACCGCCTGGATGCCCTCCTGCCCACTGATGCCCACCCCGATGTGGGCGGCTGTGGAGGGAAGAGACACGTGGAGTGAGGAGGGCTCTGCCGCTCTCCCCAGCGGGACTGCGTTCCTGCGGGGCACAGAGGGGCAAGGACAGAGGCTGGCATGGGCCCCGGGACGGTGCAAGGGGGAACCTGTCCCTCCTGCGGCTCCCCAGACCCCAGGACTTACTCTTGATCATGCTGACATCGTTGGCCCCATCCCCGATGGCCAGCGTCACAGCCTTCTTGTACTTCTTCACCAACTCCACCACCTGGGCTTTCTGCAAGGGCGTGACGCGGCAGCAGATGACGGCCTTGCAGGCACATGCCGTCTCCAGGAATTCCACCTCCATGTCAGCCTCCAGCGCGTGGGCCTGCGAGGAGAGCGGGGAGACAGTGGGGGGCACGGCCCACAGCCGGGCACGgtgccccatccagcctggcacTTCCAGGTCCCTTACCAGGCTATGCCCGTTGATGACCAGGGCATATTCGCCCGCGATGGCTTCCAGGACGGAGGTGAGCTTGGAGGAAGAGAGTTTCTCCTGGTAGGAGAAGCCATTGCCCATGGAGCGCGACGCATCCATCATCTTCTCCCGGGCTTTcctgaggagaaagagaagggtCAGGGGGCCCCGATTCAGGGCACTTTCACATCCCCCAGCTCCCCCGTGCACAGCCGTACCCCATGCCGGCCCCCGCGCACCTCCTccgcccagccctgcccccCGACCCTCACCTGAGCTCCTCTCGCACCTCCAGCACAGTGTGGCCCGTGACCACGAACACCTCCGTCATGTCGTCTGTCAGCATCTTGCAGGAGTAGCCGATGTTCACAGCCGTTTCTGGGGACGGGAAACCAGGGGCTAAGCCAGGGGCAGCTCAGGGGGGGAGCGTCTGTCCCATGCCCCCCAGGCAGGTGGGATCCAGCCCACGAGTGTCCTCGTCTCCAGCCAGCCCAGACCCCCACCCCAGCAATGCCTCACCCTGCTTGTCCCCCGTCAGCACCCAGATCTTGATGTTGGCCAGCGTCAGGATGGCAATGGTTTCGGGGACCCCCTGCTGCAGTTTGTCCTCGATGGCCGTGGCTCCGAGCAGCTGGGGGACCCAAACAAGCAGGAGGTCAGCAGGGACTGCCCCCCCTCCAGCTacctcctgccccccccggtgcccccagccccacgtaCCATCATATCGTGCTCCACCTCGTCGTAGAGCCGAGCCAGGCGATCCTCACGGGCCTCGGGGGCACTGCCAGCTCGGTGCAGCCGCTCGGACCAGTCCTCATAGTAGCTCTCCTCCAGGTCTTTGTAGGCCAGCACCAGTGTTCGCAGCCCCTCGCCAGCGTATTCCTGCAAGCGGCTGGAGCTGGGTGCACAGGCAGACCCTGACGGTGGCCCCAGACCCTGATCTCCCCCCCAGGACAAGGGCACAAGCCAGGCTCTGAGCTTCTGGGCagcccctcttcccttcccagccctgcccgcgggACCCTGCCCCGCTCACGTTGAGGTGGTCGGTGGTGACATTGGTCAGGTCCTGGTTGATGGGGTGCAGGCGCTCCAGCAGGATGGTGTCAGCACCTTTGCAGTACAGACGGATCTTGCCCTCAGGGCTGCGGACTGCGGGGAGCAGGGGACAAGCTGCCTGGCTCAGGGGTGTAGGAGCAGGTCCCACTCCAGCCCCCAGCCGTGACTCCACACCGCCTCCACAGTCACATCGCCATCCGTGTGGGGCTGGTTCCCAGCACGCCGCACTGAGCCCCCACGCCCCAGTCCCACCgtggctcccccagccccgcagcccctgtGCCATGCCCAAGACCTCACCGATGACGGACATGCGCTTGCGGATGTTGTTGAAGTCCAGGATGGCCAGCAGTTGGTAGGTGATGGCTCGACCCAGCTCATGCACCGTGATGGTCTTGGGCGTGCGGGACCGGAACACAAAGCCGAAGTTTCTGGCAGCTGTGACCAGCGCTCCCTCATCTGGGGACTGAGCCTTGTAATACAGCTCCCCTGGGGACAGCACGGGGGGTCAGAGCCAACGCCGCGCCCCAGGCCGTGCCGGGACGACTCCTGCTCTCTGCACCTACCTTCACTCTTCTCCTCGGACATGACGGTGTGGCAGAGCGAGAGCAGGCGGAAGAACTCGTGCACGTGGGGGTCTCCCAGCTTGACGGCTTCCAGCAGGCTGGGGTCCCAGAACTGGAACCGTGGGTCCACCAGTGGGTTGAAGGAGAAGTCAACTGGCTCTGGCCTCTGGCAGGGGCAGAGATAGGGTTACCGCCCTGCGGCACGCGGCGCAGTCCCACAACAGCCCTGTGGCACCCCTACCTCTCCCAGCTCCGCCTTGTGACCCAGCACGTCCTGCACGTCACCTGTGAGGGGCACAGCGTTAACCAGGACAGGGACCCAATGCTGCTGCCCCACCAGCAGGTCccccctgctgtcctggggcagcagcagtcCCACAACTCTACGTCTGAGCCCCCTTtgtcccccagctgccccgAACGCCTCAAAGGGTCTGGCAGGAGGGGAGCTGGtacacccagcccagccccggtgcCCGGTGCTCACCGTAGCTGTGCCCATTCACGGAGCACTTGCTGAAGACCATGATGTTCTGGGTGAGGGTGCCGGTCTTGTCGGAGAAGATGTACtccacctgccccagctcctcaTTGAGGGTGGTGGTGCGGGCCTCAGCTGGTGTCCGGCGCTTGGCACAGTACATCTTCTTGTCCCAGTTGATGAAGTAGCTGTGCCCGAGACGGATCACCTCCACGCTGCAGGGGGGGACAGCTGGGTGtcaccagggcagggcagcacgCTCTGCTGAGCCAGTGACGGGCACACACGTGCCCACCCCAGACCCCCAAGCGCCTGGGGCACCCAGGCACCCAGGGTCCCCCCCCGTACTGCTTGCCAGCTCCCGTGCCCTTCCCTGGGGCTGGCCCGCGCCCGCTCCTACCAACAGCCACTGCCAAGCCTGGGCTGGGGACGTGGGGCCTGGCACCGAGGGGGCAGCCCGCGGGGCTCCCCGGGCATCTCACACACCTACGCGCCCCgaaccccctccccagcccccaggGCAGACAGCAATGAGCTAGTGGAAGGGGTGGGGGCGACACGTTCTTACCTCGGGGCTAAGGGTGACAGAACCCATGCTGGGGAAcgaaaagagagagaaattaaaagagagagagaaggggacaGTGCAGGAgcctgggagctgcaggagggcagagcaaAATAACCAGcatgc
Protein-coding sequences here:
- the IL6R gene encoding interleukin-6 receptor subunit alpha, which produces MARPPGPLLHVALLLIAAAAAAGPGPCGPAGLSWDTVVRRPGANITLTCQDEGPANVTVSWQVEERGAAGGRSRRLAEGNALLLRQLRYEDSGRYSCYVGGRPLRSLRLLVEEPPETPRVFCYRRSHDKDVLCEWPLRAKPSPGTQAMLWVKRRFTAENATEQRCRYFSKARKFVCRVKVPPGADDTKPLVVSTCVNNGAGGSAGEDRIITLSSVLKPDPPLNVTVEALEKAPQRLRVNWSYPSSWDPRFYWLHFQVRYRPEPAQTFTEVDQVMTTWLDIHDAWRGMRHVVQVRAREEFGHGAWSEWSREAVGTPWTDPRDLTSEMGPFSSEFPMDDGSYGVTLPPELFGEDAANGTDGAVVEASARLVASPYAFLVAGGSLLLGIALFIAIVVRYRQTWRMGRRPGAKPEGEGQHVLVPLAPPSPPHSETPLLFPPAPLAPRALHITNLDYFFSRQ